The Prunus persica cultivar Lovell chromosome G8, Prunus_persica_NCBIv2, whole genome shotgun sequence genome includes a region encoding these proteins:
- the LOC18767413 gene encoding SUMO-activating enzyme subunit 2 — protein MASLKHLPAVKGAKVLMVGAGGIGCELLKTLALSGFQDIHIIDMDTIEVSNLNRQFLFRQSHVGQSKAKVAREAVLKFRPHISITPYHANVKDSDFNVDFFKQFNVVLNGLDNLDARRHVNRLCLAADVPLIESGTTGFLGQVTVHVKGRTECYECQPKPAPKTYPVCTITSTPSKFVHCIVWAKELLFAKLFGDKNQANDLNVRSSDGASSSKQAEDVFEHRKDEDIEQYGRRIYDHVFGYNIEVALSNEETWKNRNRPKPIYSSEFMPNDLSQQNGSMEKNGAANDISSVSAMASLGMKNPQDVWSLKENSRVFLEALKLFFLKREKEIGNLTFDKDDQLAVEFVTAAANIRAASFGIPLHSLFEAKGIAGNIVHAVATTNAIIAGLIVIEAIKVLKNDTKNYRMTYCLEHPTRKMLLMPVEPFEPNRSCYVCSETPLSLEINTHHAKLRDFVEKIVKAMLGMSLPLIMHGSALLYEIGDDLDEEMVANYAANLDKVLSELPTPVTSGTMLTIEDLQQELSCQINIKHREEFDEEKEPDGMVLSGWTQAPSVVKDDKESIANAGSTSNEPSVEAEKNDEIEIPPEKKRKLSEISEAVYPDLSSVDGDTRNPDKLQVLDDDDELMIFDNWDSVTDKKIRMQ, from the exons atggcttcCCTGAAACACTTGCCTGCTGTAAAG GGCGCGAAAGTGCTCATGGTTGGGGCAGGTGGTATTGGCTGCGAGCTCCTTAAGACTCTCGCTCTCTCTGGCTTCCAAGACATTCATATT ATTGACATGGACACTATAGAAGTCAGTAACCTCAACAGACAATTCCTCTTTCGACAATCACATGTTGGGCAATCCAAGGCTAAA GTTGCTCGGGAAGCTGTCTTAAAATTTAGGCCTCACATAAGCATTACTCCTTACCATGCAAATGTTAAGGATTCTGACTTCAACGTAGACTTCTTTAAGCAATTTAATGTTGTATTGAATGGACTTGACAACTTAGATGCGAGGCGACATGTGAATCGCCTATGCTTGGCAGCTGACGTTCCCTTGATTGAAAGTGGGACAACTGGGTTCCTTGGACAG GTGACTGTACATGTGAAGGGAAGAACAGAGTGCTATGAATGCCAACCAAAACCTGCTCCTAAAACTTATCCTGTCTGTACCATTACCAGTACTCCATCAAAG TTTGTTCACTGTATTGTATGGGCGAAGGAACTTCTCTTCGCAAAATTGTTTGGGGACAAGAATCAGGCAAATGATTTGAATGTCCGCTCTAGTGATGGTGCTAGCTCATCAAAGCAGGCAGAAGATGTATTTGAACATAGAAAAGATGAAGACATTGAGCAGTATGGAAGGAGAATATATGATCATGTATTTGGTTATAACATTGAGGTAGCTTTGTCTAATGAGGAGACTTGGAAAAACCGCAACAGACCAAAGCCTATATACAGTAGTGAATTCATGCCTAATGATCTCAGTCAACAGAATGGAAGTATGGAAAAAAATGGTGCAGCCAATGATATATCTTCAGTATCTGCCATGGCATCTCTAGGAATGAAGAATCCACAGGATGTATGGAGCCTTAAGGAAAATTCCAGAGTCTTTCTTGAGgctttgaaattatttttcctGAAAAGGGAAAAG GAGATTGGAAATCTGACTTTTGATAAAGATGATCAGCTAGCAGTGGAATTTGTTACTGCTGCTGCCAATATAAGGGCCGCTTCTTTTGGAATCCCATTGCATAGCCTTTTTGAAGCTAAAGGCATTGCTGGTAATATTGTACATGCTGTAGCAACAACGAATGCTATTATTGCTGGGTTGATTGTTATTGAGGCAATCAAGGTGCTGAAAAATGATACAAAGAATTATAG GATGACTTATTGTCTGGAACATCCAACAAGAAAAATGTTGCTCATGCCAGTGGAACCATTTGAGCCTAACCGGTCTTGCTATGTCTGTTCAGAG ACACCATTATCTCTAGAGATCAATACTCATCATGCAAAGTTGCGGGACTTCGTAGAAAAGATAGTTAAAGCCATGCTTGGGATGAGCTTGCCACTCATTATGCATGGCTCAGCCCTTCTTTATGAAATTGGTGATGACCTGGATGAAGAAATGGTTGCAAATTATGCAGCAAACCTTGATAAG GTGCTGTCTGAGCTTCCTACTCCAGTTACCAGTGGAACCATGCTGACAATTGAGGATCTTCAGCAAGAACTATCATGCCAGATCAATATTAAGCACAG AGAGGAATTTGATGAGGAGAAGGAGCCCGATGGAATGGTTCTCTCTGGGTGGACTCAAGCTCCTTCAGTGGTAAAGGATGACAAGGAGTCTATTGCAAATGCTGGAAGCACATCAAATGAGCCTTCAGTGGAGGCTGAAAAGAATGATGAGATTGAAATTCCtcctgaaaagaaaagaaagctgTCCGAGATTTCTGAGGCGGTCTATCCAGATTTATCAAGTGTTGATGGCGATACAAGAAATCCTGATAAGTTGCAAgttcttgatgatgatgatgagcttATGATATTTGATAATTGGGATTCGGTCACCGACAAGAAGATAAGAATGCAATAG
- the LOC18767954 gene encoding probable carboxylesterase 18 yields MTTSSSSNSRPAASAWASLPWKTRLSVSVLSKLTDHARRADGTINRRLLSFIDFKSSATPTASVKGVTTSDVTVDPTRQLWFRLFVPDTTSSPSSSSLPVVVFFHGGGFSYLSPASFAYDTVCRKFARKIPAVVVSVNYRLCPEHRYPSQYDDGFDVLTFLDQNDDVLPKNADRSRCFLAGDSAGANVAHHVAVRAAREKDRFRVVKPVGLISIQPFFGGEGRVESEIRLHGAPLVSITRTDWLWKAFLPDGSNRDHEAANVTGPNAVDISGLDYPSTLVFVGGFDPLLDWQKRYYQWLKKSGKEAKIIEYPNSIHAFYVFPELPESNQLLSQVKDFVASV; encoded by the coding sequence ATGACGACGTCGTCTAGTTCGAATTCCCGACCCGCCGCATCCGCATGGGCTTCTCTTCCGTGGAAGACCCGCCTGTCGGTATCGGTTCTGTCAAAACTAACGGACCATGCTCGCCGCGCTGACGGCACCATCAACCGCCGTCTCCTCAGCTTCATCGACTTCAAGTCCTCAGCCACCCCTACTGCTTCAGTCAAAGGCGTCACCACCTCTGACGTCACTGTGGACCCCACTCGCCAGCTCTGGTTCCGTCTCTTCGTCCCCGATACGACGTCGtctccctcctcctcctccctccCAGTCGTCGTTTTCTTCCACGGTGGTGGCTTCAGCTACCTCAGCCCGGCCTCATTCGCGTACGACACCGTTTGCCGGAAATTCGCCCGCAAAATCCCCGCCGTCGTCGTCTCCGTCAACTACCGCCTCTGCCCCGAGCACCGCTACCCTTCCCAATACGACGACGGATTCGACGTCCTCACCTTCCTCGACCAAAACGACGACGTACTCCCCAAAAACGCAGACAGATCCCGGTGCTTCTTAGCCGGGGACAGCGCCGGAGCCAACGTGGCCCACCACGTGGCGGTTCGGGCCGCTCGGGAGAAGGACCGGTTTCGGGTGGTGAAACCGGTTGGGTTGATCTCGATACAACCGTTTTTCGGAGGAGAGGGCCGGGTCGAGTCCGAGATCCGACTCCACGGAGCGCCTCTGGTGTCGATAACCCGAACCGACTGGCTTTGGAAGGCGTTTTTGCCGGACGGGTCGAATCGGGACCACGAAGCTGCGAACGTGACTGGGCCCAACGCGGTGGACATATCGGGTCTGGATTATCCGAGCACGCTTGTGTTCGTCGGGGGATTCGACCCGCTGCTGGACTGGCAGAAGAGGTACTATCAGTGGTTGAAGAAATCCGGGAAAGAGGCTAAGATAATCGAGTATCCAAACAGTATCCATGCCTTCTATGTGTTTCCGGAATTGCCAGAATCCAACCAGCTCCTTTCCCAAGTCAAAGATTTCGTTGCTTCTGTGTGA